The Streptomyces sp. NBC_00335 DNA window CCAGGAGGGTCTTGGCGGGCACCAGGGCCACGGCCGAGGCCTCGGGGTCCTCGGGCTTCCACAGGAACTCGCGGACCGCGAAGCGGTAGCGGTCGGTGGAGGCCAGGGTGACCTTGTCGCCCTCGATCTCGATGCGGACACCGGTCAGCACGGGCAGCGTGTCGTCGCGGCCTGCGGCGATGGCGACCTGGGCGGCGGCGGAGGCGAAGACCTCGCCGGGCACGGTGCCGGTCGCGGTGGGCATCGTCGGCAGTGCCGGGTACTCCTCCACAGGCAGGGTGTGGAGTGTGAATCGCGAGGAGCCGCAGACCACGGTCGCCCGTACACCGTCTGTGGAAATCTCCACCGGGCGGTTGGGCAGGGCCCGGCAGATGTCGGCGAGCAGCCGGCCGGAGACCAGGACGGTGCCGTCCTCCTCGACGTCCGCCTCGACGGAGACCCGGGCCGAGACCTCGTAGTCGAAGCCGGAGAGGGACAGCTTGCCCTCCTCGGCCTTCAGCAGCAGGCCCGCGAGAACGGGCACCGGCGGCCGGGCCGGGAGGCTACGGGCAGCCCAGGCCACCGCCTCCGCGAGTACGTCGCGCTCCACCCGGATCTTCACCGGAAACCGCCTCCTGCTGTTGCTCGCTCGTCTGCCGGCCTTCGTCGTCGGCTCGTCGATGCCTCGACCGTTGCCGGTGACCAGTCTGACGTACGGCGCCGACAGTCGTCGCTGCTGGCGGTCAAGTCGGGAGCGAGGTGTCGGGGAGGGCGATCCACCGAGTTGTGCACAGGACCTGCTTGAAAACCGAAACCGGGCTAACTCTCTATGGGGGTAGTAGTAGGGCCTGTGGAAACGGTGGATAACAGTGTTTTTGCAGGTCAGCCCGCGTTTTTTATCCCCACACCCTGTGGGCGACACCGGTGGACAACCACGTGTCTCTGTGGAGAACGAAAACTTCTGCACAGGCCATCCCCAGATGACCCCGACTACTCCACAGGTGCGTCCCCAGGTTTTCCCGAGTACTCCACAACCCAAACGTCGACTTCGGTGTGACCGCTTTCACTCGGGGCGGTGATGGAGGGTTCCCGGTTGCCGAACAGTGGACAACGGTGTGGGGAAGTCGTCTGATCCTGTGCACAGGACCCTGGAAGCTGTGGACCGACGGTGGACAACGCGGTGGACGAACCTGTGGATGAAAAATTCGTCCACAGCCTGTGGATAGCCGTTGCGCACAATTCCACAGGGGTCTGACCAGCCCTGATGGTGCCTCACACCTGGGCCCTGTGGACAGTCTTGTGGGTTCCCGGGGCCGTCCCCAGGCTGTGGACGCAAGAAAGTCGCCCAATCTGTGGATGAGTTGCCCCCAAGGGGGCGTATTCGAACAGATCAGGGGCGCACGCATGAAGAAGGGCGCCCCCGTAGTGACCCGGAAGCGCCCTCTTAAAGCGTTTGGAAGGGCTCGGCGGCGCCCGTACGGCACGTCCACAGAGCCGGTGTCAGCCGTTCTTGATGCGGTTGGTGAGCTCGGTCACCTGGTTGTAGATGGAGCGGCGCTCCGCCATCAGGGCACGGATCTTGCGGTCCGCGTGCATGACGGTCGTGTGGTCGCGGCCGCCGAACTGCGCCCCGATCTTGGGCAGCGAGAGGTCCGTGAGCTCCCGGCACAGGTACATGGAGATCTGCCGGGCGGTGACCAGGACCCGGCTGCGCGAGGAGCCGCACAGGTCGTCCACGGTCAGCCCGAAGTAGTCGGCGGTGGCCGCCATGATGTCGGTGGCGGTGATCTCGGGCGAGCTGTCCTCGCCGCCCGGGATCAGGTTCTTCAGGACGTCCTCGGTCAGGCCCAGGTCGACCGGCTGCCGGTTCAGGCTCGCGAAGGCCGTGACCCGGATCAGCGCCCCCTCCAGCTCACGGATGTTGCGCGAGATGCGGGAGGCGATGAACTCCAGCACCTCCGGCGGGGCGTTGAGCTGCTCCTGCACGGCCTTCTTGCGCAGGATCGCGATGCGGGTCTCCAGCTCGGGCGGCTGGACGTCGGTGATCAGGCCCCACTCGAAGCGGTTGCGGAGCCGGTCCTCCAGGGTGGCGAGCTGCTTGGGCGGCCGGTCGGAGGAGAGCACGATCTGCTTGTTGGCGTTGTGGAGCGTATTGAAGGTGTGGAAGAACTCCTCCTGCGTCGACTCCTTGCTCGCGAGGAACTGGATGTCGTCGACGAGCAGGATGTCCATCTCGCGGTAGCGCTTGCGGAACGCGTCGCCCTTGCCGTCGCGGATCGAGTTGATGAACTCGTTGGTGAACTCCTCGGAGCTCACGTACCGCACCCGGGTGCCGGGGTAGAGGCTCCGCGCGTAGTGCCCGATGGCGTGCAGCAGGTGCGTTTTGCCGAGACCCGACTCCCCGTAGATGAAGAGGGGGTTGTACGCCTTCGCCGGCGCCTCGGCGACGGCCACCGCGGCGGCGTGCGCGAAGCGGTTGGAGGCGCCGATGACGAACGTGTCGAAGAGGTACTTGGGGTTCAGCCGGGCGGTCGGCTCCAGCGGGCCCGAGGTGGATCCACCTGACGGGGCCGAGGGCGCGGGCCGGCTCGGTGCCTGCCGCGCGGGCGGCTGGTCGTACTGCTGCTGCTCGTACTGGCGGGAGGAGCGCTGCTGCTGGCCCTCGTACTGCTGCTGCTCGTACTTCTGCTGTTCGTAGCCGCCCTGGTCGTAGGACGAAGGCTCGGACTGCTGCATGTAGCCCGGCTGCGGGGAGGCGTACGGGTCGCGCTCGGGGAAGCCGCCGAGACGGGGCTGCTGCCAGCCGTAGTCGTCCTGCTGGCCGCCGCGGGGCCAGGCGCCGGGCTCGGAGCGCGGCTGCTGGTAGTCCGGGTAGGCGGGGCGGGCATTGGGGAGCTGGTCGTCCGAGGGGCCGGTGTGGCCGCCGGGTCCCGTGTGGCCCCCGGGGCCGTTGTGCCCGCCGGGGCGCTGGCCGCCGTACGGTTCGTAGCCGTCGTGGGAAGAAGACGGGGCCGGGGGCGAGGGCTCGCCCGCGGAGTCGTCGACGGTGATCGCGATCCGGATGGGGCGGCCGCACTCACGGCTGAGGGCGTCGCTGATGAGCGGGGCGAGCCGGCCTTCGAGGACGCGCTTGCCGTACTCGTTGGGGACGGCGAGCAGCGCGGTGTCCGCCACCAGGGCCAGGGGCTGACAGCGCTCGACCCACTGCTTGTCCTTGGGCTCGATGCTGTTCTGTCCCTCCCCGAGGAGCTTTTCGAGCACCCTTGGCCACACTGCGGCAAGATCGGCAGGTACGTCAGCCACAGAGCACGCTCTCTCAGAGGGGGTCCCACGAATGTGTGGTTCTTTGGGACGGTCGGGACAAAAAATCCAGGGTCAGGCAACGGTAGTCAGGCCAGCGGGTACGGTTCAAGTCGTTGTCCACAGCCTGTGCACAGTGTGGGGCACCGCCGCCTCGGTTTGACCGGATGGCGTAGCCGCGCGTACCGTAACGAGGTCGAGTTGTCGATGGCTGCTGCCGCCTGCCTACCGATGGGCGAAGATCACGGATCGTGATCGTTTTGCGGTGCCACTCGGGCGAACACGCGAGTTTTCTCCTCGTGGGCGCACGGTGACAGCCAGGCGATGTCCCGCCTAAACGATTTATTCTCTGGAGCCCTCGAGTGAGCAAGCGCACCTTCCAGCCGAACAACCGCCGTCGTGCCAAGACCCACGGCTTCCGTCTCCGGATGCGTACCCGTGCCGGCCGCGCCATCCTCGCGAACCGTCGTGGCAAGGGCCGCGCCGAACTCTCCGCGTAACTGACGGGCGGATCGTGACGTCGTGCTGTCTCCCGAACATCGGCTGAGGCGGCGCGAGGACTTCGCGAGCGCGGTACGTCGAGGTCGCCGGGCTGGTCGCCCGCTCCTCGTCGTCCACCTACGTACAAGCGGTGCAACGGACCCGCACGAGTCGGGGGAGATCGATCCCTCGACGCGTGCGGGTTTCGTCGTCAGCAAGGCTGTCGGCATCGCTGTCGTACGCAACCGGGTCAAGCGCCGTTTGCGCCATCTCGTCCGCGAGCGGCTGTCTCAGCTGCCCGAAGGTAGCCTGATGGTGGTACGGGCTCTGCCCGGAGCGGGTGATGCCGGTCTCGACGAGCTGGCCCGGGACCTGGATGCCGCACTGCTGCGGCTCTTGGGAGGCGTGGCTCGATGAAGTACCCGCTGCTCGCATTGATCAAGCTGTACCAGTGGACCATCAGTCCGCTGCTCGGGCCGGTGTGCCGTTATTACCCCTCGTGTTCGCACTACGGGTTCACGGCCATCGACCGGCATGGTGCGGTGAAGGGGACGGCTCTGACCGCCTGGCGGATCCTGCGGTGCAATCCGTGGTCCCCGGGTGGCGTGGATCACGTCCCACCCCGGAAACGCCCGCGTTGGCACGAGCAGCTGCGCAGTGCGTTGCGTAGATCTCGCAATGCTCAAGGAGCTTGATTAGTGGACACGATTGCCAGTTGGTTCACCTTTATCACCACGCCCGTCTCGTGGATCATCGTTCAGTTCCACAAGCTGTACGGTGCCATGTTCGGCGCGGACAGTGGCTGGGCCTGGGGCCTGTCCATCGTCTCCTTGGTGATCTTGATCCGTATCTGCCTGATCCCGCTCTTCGTGAAGCAGATCAAGGCGACGCGCGGCATGCAGGCGATCCAGCCGAAGATGAAGGCGATCCAGGAGCGCTACAAGAACGACAAGCAGCGCCAGTCCGAAGAGATGATGAAGCTGTACAAGGAGACGGGTACCAACCCGCTCTCCTCGTGCCTTCCCATCCTGGCGCAGTCCCCGTTCTTCTTTGCGCTCTACCACGTGCTCGCCTCCATCGCCAACGGGACCACGATCGGCAAGATCGACGGCCCGCTGCTGGAGAGCGCGCGTAACGCGCACATTTTCGGTGCCCCGCTGGCATCCAAGTTCACGGACAGCGCCGACAAGGTCGCCGCTCTGGGCGCCTCGGTCACCGACGTGCGGATCGTCACCGCGATCATGATCGTGATGATGTCGCTGTCGCAGTTCTACACGCAGCGCCAGCTGATGCAGAAGAACGTCGACCTCTCGGTCAAGACGCCGTTCATGCAGCAGCAGAAGATGCTGATGTACGTCTTCCCCCTGATCTTCGCGGTCATGGGCATCAACTTCCCCGTCGGTGTCCTCGTCTACTGGCTGACCACGAACCTGTGGACCATGGGCCAGCAGATGTTCGTGATCAACCGGAACCCCACCCCGGGCAGCCTGGCCCAGGACCAGTACCTGACGCGCCTGCTGAAGCAGATCACCTCGCACGGCGAGCTCAAGAGCCGGGGCAAGAAGAAGATCGTCGCGGCGATCGTGGCCAAGGGCCCGGACCGCAACGACAACGAGCGCAAGTTCATCACCGGTCTGAGCAAGCAGGGCCTGGCCGCGCAGGCGGACGGATCCGTGGCGAAGAGCGTCGAGGCGACCGCCGACGCCGACGCCGCCGGCGGCGGTGGTGCCCAGAAGCGGCAGCAGCCCAAGCGGCAGTCGAAGTCGCAGCGTCAGACGCCCCCCAGCAAGCCCTCTCCCAAGAAGTAAGAAGGAGTCCCTCCCGTGACGGAAGGCACCACCACCGCCGCCGCTGAGAGTGGCGACACCCTGACCCGCCTCGAGCAGGAGGGTGAGATCGCGGCCGACTACCTTGAGGGTCTACTCGACATCGCCGACCTGGACGGCGACATCGACATGGACGTCGAGGCGGACCGCGCCTCTGTCTCCATCGTCAGCGAATCCGCGCGTGACCTGCAGAAGCTCGTGGGCCGTGACGGAGAGGTGCTGGAGGCTCTGCAGGAGCTGACCCGTCTCGCCGTGCACCGCGAGACCGGGGACCGCAGCCGGCTGATGCTCGACATCGGCGGCTTCCGGGCGAAGAAGCGCGAGGAGCTGACGGCTCTCGGCGCCAAGGCCGCAGAGGACGTGAAGTCCTCCGGTGAGCCCCTGAAGCTGGACCCGATGACCCCCTTCGAGCGGAAGGTCGTCCACGACGCCGTGGCGGCCGCTGGTCTGCGGAGCGAGTCCGAGGGCGAGGAGCCGCAGCGCTTCGTCGTCGTGCTTCCGGTCTGACCGGAAGTCTGAGTGTCCGGCCCCGTCTGTCTCGCAGGCGGGGCCGATGTTTGTCAGCCTGGCAGTGACGGCGCGACGACGGTCGCGCCGGGCACGACGGGTTTTCACAACCATGCGGTACGGAAGGACGGTCCCCGTGACGGAGGCAGCTGAGCTTCCCCCGATGCCCGAAGAAGCGCCCCAGGCACCTGAAGAGGCGCGTGCGGTGTTCGGCGAGCATTTCCCGGAAGCTGTGCGGTATGCGGAGCTGCTGGCGGACGCGGGTGTCAAGCGGGGCCTGATCGGGCCGCGCGAGGTGCCCCGGCTCTGGGAGAGGCACCTGCTGAACTGCGCCGTGCTCTCGGAAGTGGTGCCCCAGGGCGTCACCGTGTGCGACGTGGGTTCGGGTGCCGGCCTCCCCGGCATTCCGCTGGCCCTGGTGCGCAGGGACCTGAAGATCACGCTGCTGGAGCCGCTGCTGCGCCGCACGAACTTCCTCCAGGAAGTCGTGGAGCTGCTGGGGCTCGACCATGTGACGGTCGTGCGCGGGCGGGCCGAGGAAGTCCTCGGCAAGCTCCAGCCGGTCCACGTGGTGACGGCGCGCGCGGTGGCTCCGCTGGACCGGCTCGCCGGCTGGGGTGTTCCCCTGCTGCGTCCGTACGGCGAGATGCTGGCCCTGAAGGGTGACACTGCCGAGGAGGAGCTGGTGGCGGCGAAGGCCGCACTGACCAAGCTCGGTGTGGTGAAGACCTCGGTGCTGCACGTTGGCGAGGGGATCGTGGACCCGCTCTCCACCGTGGTGCGGGTCGAGGTCGGGGAAAGCCCCGGCGGGGTGCGGTTCGCGGCGAAGCGGGCCAAGGCCGCCCGGGTGAGCCGTACGCGCCGGCGCCGCTGAGCCCTTGCCGGGCAGTGTTCGCAGGCATATCGCAGGGGTGTTGAGCCCTATAGGTATGGATTTCGGAGTGTCGTAGCGGCCGGATGACTCCGTCCGGGCATCGTGTTTCACGTGAAACGTCGCTCTCTGCTGCACGGAATCATCAGCCGCGGTCGTGCGGCTACGTCCCCCCGTCTCCGCAAAGGTGAAGGGGGGACGGAGTTGTCCACATCGGTGGATTCATCCACAGGAGTACGGGCCCCGCTGGTTCGCAACCCCGGTGACATGGCAGGCTCTGTTCATCGCGAGCCTGATGCCGAGGAGAGTGACACCGTGCGGTCAGACGCCAACCTTGCGGGGCCGATGGCCGATCCGGTCCCCGGTCCCCGCTCTGAATTCCCGGGCGACGATGTTTCACGTGAAACATCGGCCCCGCCCCTCGTGGACAACGAGGACACGCCCATCGGCCGTGCCGCCCAGATCGCGGTCGAGGCCCTCGGACGTGCGGGTGAGGGCCTGCCGAGGCCCCCGAAGACCCGGATCATGGTGGTGGCCAACCAGAAGGGCGGCGTGGGCAAGACCACGTCGACCGTGAACCTGGCCGCATCCCTGGCCCTGCACGGTGCGCGGGTCTTGGTGGTCGACCTCGACCCCCAGGGCAACGCCTCGACGGCGCTGGGCATCGACCACCACGCGGACGTGCCGTCCATCTACGACGTGCTCGTGGACAGCCGGCCGCTGATGGAGGTCGTCCAGCCGGTGGCCGACGTGGAGGGGCTCTTCTGTGCGCCGGCCACGATCGACCTGGCGGGTGCCGAGATCGAGCTCGTGTCCCTCGTGGCGCGGGAGAGCCGTCTCCAGCGGGCCATCCAGGCGTACGAGCAGCCGCTCGATTACATCCTGATCGACTGCCCGCCCTCGCTGGGCCTGCTGACGGTGAACGCTCTGGTCGCGGGCGCGGAGGTGCTGATCCCGATCCAGTGCGAGTACTACGCGCTGGAGGGACTGGGTCAGCTGCTGCGCAACGTGGACCTGGTGCGGGCGCACCTGAACCCGACGCTGCACGTGTCCACGATCCTGCTGACGATGTACGACGGCAGGACCCGGCTGGCTTCGCAGGTGGCGGAGGAGGTGCGCACCCACTTCGGCAAGGAGGTGCTGCGCACGAGCATCCCGCGGTCGGTCCGCATCTCCGAGGCTCCGAGCTACGGGCAGACGGTGCTGACCTATGACCCGGGTTCCAGCGGTTCCCTCTCCTACCTGGAGGCGGCGCGGGAGATCGCGCTGCGAGGGGCCGGATTCCAGTACGACCCCCAGCACCCCCATCAGGGTGCGGGCATGAACAACACGCACAGCGTGGCGGAGGGGATCCAGTGAGCGAGCGACGTAGGGGTCTGGGGCGGGGGCTCGGCGCGCTGATTCCCGCGGCTCCCCAGGAGAAGGTGCCGCCGGTGATCGGTGCCGGGTCGATGTCTCCGTCGGCGGTGCCGGTGCTGCCGTCGGAGCGGGGTATCGCGGCGGCGAAGCTGGCTTCGCTGGCGCAGGCCGATGTTTCACGTGAAACATCGCCGGTGGCCGCGCCCGTGAGTGAGCCGGAGCCGGTTGCCGCTCCGGCGGCCGGTGAGGTGGCGGGGGCTACGTTCGCGGAGCTCCCGATGGACTCGATCACGCCGAATCCGCGGCAGCCGCGCGAGGTGTTCGACGAGGACGCGCTGGCCGAGCTGGTGACCTCCATTCAGGAGGTGGGCCTGCTCCAGCCGGTGGTGGTGCGCCAGTCCGGTCCGGGCCGCTATGAGCTGATCATGGGCGAGCGGCGCTGGCGGGCGTGCCGGGAGGCCGGCCTGGACCGGATTCCGGCGATCATCCGGGCCACGGACGACGAGAAGCTGCTGCTGGACGCGCTCCTGGAGAACCTGCACCGGGCGCAGCTGAACCCCTTGGAGGAGGCGGCCGCGTACGACCAGCTGCTCCAGGACTTCAACTGCACGCACGATCAGCTGGCGGACCGGATCGGGCGTTCCCGTCCGCAGGTCTCGAACACGCTGCGCCTGCTGAAGCTCTCCCCGCCCGTGCAGCGGCGGGTGGCTGCGGGTGTGCTGTCGGCGGGGCACGCGCGGGCTCTGCTGTCGGTGGACAACTCCGAGGAGCAGGACCGGCTGGCGCACCGGATCGTCGCCGAGGGCCTCTCGGTGCGTGCGGTCGAGGAGATCGTGGCACTGATGGGCTCGGAGTCGCCGAGTTTGGTGAAGCCGAAGGGTCCGCGGGCGGGTGCCCGGGTCGCCCCGGCGCTCAACGAACTGGCGACGAGGCTGTCGGACCGGTTCGAGACGCGGGTGAAGGTGGATCTGGGCCAGAAGAAGGGCAAGATCACCGTCGAGTTCGCGTCGATGGAGGACCTGGAGCGGATTCTGGGGACCCTGGCGCCGGGCGAGGGCCGGGTGCTGGACCAGGGCGCTGCCGGGGAGTAACCCACAGCCTGGGGGCGGGTCGTGCCGGTGTGAGCCGGCGCCGCCCGCCCCTTTGCCTTGCTGCGGTTTCGGGTGATTCGAGCTGTGGATACGATGCGGTCATGGGTCGTCGGCTGGTACCGCTCACGCTGGACAACCTCCAAGACCTGCCCCGGCGTTGCCGGTCCTGTGTCTTCTGGGAGCTGGACCCCGTCAGCGGCGAGGCCGCCGTCAAGGCGGGGAATGCTTCCGAGGAGAAGGAGGCGTGGATCTCCGCCGTCCTCCTGGAGTGGGGCTCGTGCGGCCGGGTGGTCTACGTGGACGAGGTTCCGGTGGGATTCGTTCTGTACGCGCCGCCGGCGTACGTGCCGCGTGCGACGGCCTTCCCGACCAGCCCGGTGTCCCCGGACGCCGTACAGCTCATCACTTCGTGGATCATGCCCGGGTACCAGGGCCAGGGCTTGGGGCGGGTGATGGTGCAGACGGTGGCGAAGGACCTGCTGCGCAGGGGGTTCCGGGCCATCGAAGCGTTCGGGGATGCCCGTTGGGACGGTCCGGCCTGTCTGCTGCCGGCGGACCACCTGCTGGCGGTGGGCTTCAAGACGGTACGCCCGCATCCGACGCGTCCCCGGCTGCGGCTGGAACTGCGCTCCACGCTGTCCTGGAAGGAAGACGTGGAGCTGGCCCTGGACCGGTTGCTGGGTGCGGCCCGGAAGGAACCGGCGCTTCGTCCGCTGTGACCCGTGCTGCGTCCGCTGTGAGACGGGAGCAGGCTGGTCCCGGACCGTCCTGAACATGCGAACGGGGCCGCCCCTGGCAGGGGGCGGCCCCGTGTCACACGATCGCGTCCGGCCTGGGACGCGGGTGCGTCAGGCCTTGATGGTGACGAAGCCGTCGAGGTCGCGCAGGATGGCGGCCTTCGGCTTGGCGCCGACGATGGTCTTGACGACCTCGCCGCCCTGGTAGACGTTCAGCGTCGGGATGGACATGACGCCGTACTTGGCCGCCGTTTCCGGGTTCTCGTCGATGTTGAGCTTGACGATCTCGATCTCGTCACCGTATTCGGAGGCGATGGCCTCGAGGGACGGAGCGATCTGGCGGCACGGACCGCACCAGGCGGCCCAGAAGTCCACCAGGACGGGCTTGTCGCTCTTGAGGACGTCGTCATCGAAGCTTGCGTCGGTGACGGTCTTGAGGGTGCCGGCCACAACGGCCTCCTTCTTTTCCTGCGGGGAGTGGGGTGTGGTGCTGCTTTGGGGGTGTCAGACCGCCGCGTGCGCCTTCTCGGCGTCTGCGAGGGCGGCGAGGAAGCGCTCGGCGTCGAGGGCCGCGGAGCAGCCCGTGCCCGCGGCAGTGATGGCCTGACGGTAGGTGTGGTCGACCACGTCGCCCGCGCCGAACACGCCGGTGAGGCTGGTGCGGGTGGAGGGGGCGTCGACCTTGAGGTAGCCCTCCTCGTCGAGGTCGAGCTGGTCCTTGAACAGCTCGGTGCGCGGGTCGTGGCCGACGGCGATGAAGAGGCCGGTCACGGGCAGCTCGGAGGTCTCACCGGTCTTGGTGTTGCGCAGGGTGAGGCCGGTGAGCTTCTGCTCGCCGTGGATCTCCGCGACCTCGCTGTCCCAGGCGAACTTGATCTTCGGGTCGGCGAAGGCGCGGTCCTGCATGGCCTTGGAGGCGCGCAGGGAGTCGCGGCGGTGGACGATCGTGACGGACTTGGCGAACCGGGAGAGGAAGGTGGCCTCCTCGATCGCGGTGTCGCCGCCGCCGATCACGGCGATGTCGTGCTCCTTGAAGAAGAAGCCGTCGCAGGTCGCGCACCAGGAGACGCCGCGGCCGGAGAGGGCGTCCTCGTTGGGCAGGCCGAGCTTGCGGTGCTGGGAACCGGTGGTCACGATCACGGCCTTGGCGCGGTGGACGGTGCCGGCGGTGTCGGTGACGGTCTTGATCTCACCGGTGAGGTCCACGGCGATGACGTCGTCCGGAATCAGCTCGGCGCCGAAGCGCTCGGCCTGGCCACGCATGTTGTCCATGAGGTCCGGCCCCATGATGCCGTCCTGGAAGCCGGGGAAGTTTTCGACCTCGGTGGTGTTCATCAGCGCGCCACCGGCGGTGACGGCGCCTTCGAAGACCAGGGGCTTGAGCGAAGCGCGTGCGGTGTACAGGGCGGCGGTGTAACCGGCCGGCCCGGAGCCGATGATGATCACGTTTCGTACGTCGCTCACGGGTTGATTCCTCGTCTCTGCGGACTGCCTGCTGCCTACCGGGGGGCCGGTGTGGACTCTCACCCCACCCAACGGATCCTACGGCGCCTGCATTCCCGAGTTTTCCCCCCGAGCCTTCCGGCCGTTCAACTCCTCGAATAGGTACTGGTGAGCAGAGGCTTTCCGGGGACGGCCGAGGGGTCGGTGACACAGGCGGAGCCGACGAGATAGGCGTCCACGACGGCGGGATCGCCCGGGTGCGGCAGGACGATGAGGAAGACGTCCTTGCCCTCGTAGGTGCCGGACTCGAAGCCCAGGGGGCTCTCGGTGCGCCCGGTGGCTTCCTGCACGCAGGCGGGCGCCCGGGGCGTCCGGCCATCGGCCGGGGCGGGGCTCGGCTCGGATTGCGGGCTGTTCTCCACTCCGAAGGTGTTGTTCCCCTCCCCCGCAGCCTTGTCCCCCCGGCTGCCGGACGCGAGGAGCTCGCGCACCGTGCCGGGGAGCCCCTGGGCGGTGTACTCGGGTGTGCCGGACCTGGACTGGGCGGAGGATGCGTCGCTCCGCGCGTCTCCGGACAGGGCACGGTCGCCGGACGTCAGGCCGAACACCATGACGCCGGCGGCGCACGCCGCGAGGAGGCCGCCCGCGAGAGCGATCCGGCGGCGTGCGCGGCGCCGGCCGGGGCCGGTTGGGCCGGCCGGGTGACCGGAAGGCCGCAGGGCGCCGGGGTCACCGAGCGGTCCGAGCGGTCCGGGGGATGTTTCACGTGAAGCATCGGGACCGGGGACCTCTGGGGCCGCCGGGTCCGGATGGCCGGTGCCGGGCTCCTCGTGCCGGGTGGTGGCATCGAGGAGGGCTTCGGCGGCGAGGGCCGCGTCGATCCGGCCGGAGACGTCGACGGGCATCCGGGCCGGACCGGGCAGGGTGCCGAGCAGGGCCCGGATCTCCTCCAGGGAGGCACGGACGTCCTCGCACAGGGGGCAGTCGCCTAGATGGCTGCGGACCTCCGCGGTGCGGGACGGGGAGAGGAGGCCTTCCGCCAGCTCGGAGATCTCCGAGACGTCGGGGTGCCCGATCGTGCCGGTCGCGCCGGTTGTGGGGTTCATGCTCGTCCACCTCCGCCCTTCACTGCGTTGGGATCCGGGGCCGGGTCCCCGTGGTCTGCCGTCGGTGGGACGGTTGTCCCCGGTGTCCGGTTCCTTCCCCGCTCGGTATCGGTGTTATCCCCGGTATGTGTGCGCAGATGAGTGAGGAGCGGGACGAGTTTCGCCCTGCCGCGCGCGCAGCGGCTCTTCACGGTGCCGACGGGGACGTCGAGGAGGGCGGCGGCCTCGGCGACGGGGTAGCCCTGCATGTCGACGAGGACCAGGGCTGCCCGCTGATCGGCCGGGAGGGTGCCCAGGGCGGCCAGTAGCTGCCGGTGGAGGTCCTGGCGCTCCGCAGGGGCCTCGGCGGACTCGTGGGGCTCCAGAAGGCGCTCCAGGCGGTCCGTGTCGTCGAGGGGGGAGGTCTTCCGGGAGGCGGCCTTGCGGGCCCGGTCCAGGCAGGCGTTCACGGTGATGCGGTGCAGCCAGGTCGTGACGGCGGATTCGCCGCGGAAGGTGTGGGCGGCCCGGTAGGCGGAGACGAGGGCGTCCTGCACGGCGTCGGCGGCTTCCTCACGGTCGCCGAGGGTGCGCAGGGCCACGGCCCACAGCCGGTCGCGGTGCCGGCGTACGAGCTCGCCGAAGGCGTCCGGATCTCCGGCGGCGTGCAGCGACAGGAGGTCCTGGTCGCTGCGGCCGCCGGGTGTGGCTTCGTCCAATGCCGGCCCCCTCCCCTGCTGTCCGTCAGCCCGCGAACTTCACGTCCGTGATGGCCTGCTTGTACCCGGCTCCGGTGTAGGTGTCGCCCGGTGCCTTGGGCATCGCGGTGATCCAGAGCAGGACGTACCGGGTCTTGACCGGCTTCTCGCTGGTCAGGTTGAAGCTGCTGTCCGAGGTCTTGGCCGTGGCGATCTTCGGCATGCCGGAGATCTTGCCGGACGGGTCCAGGGAATCGACC harbors:
- the dnaN gene encoding DNA polymerase III subunit beta, producing MKIRVERDVLAEAVAWAARSLPARPPVPVLAGLLLKAEEGKLSLSGFDYEVSARVSVEADVEEDGTVLVSGRLLADICRALPNRPVEISTDGVRATVVCGSSRFTLHTLPVEEYPALPTMPTATGTVPGEVFASAAAQVAIAAGRDDTLPVLTGVRIEIEGDKVTLASTDRYRFAVREFLWKPEDPEASAVALVPAKTLLDTAKSLTSGDTVTIALSGSGQGEGLIGFEGAGRRTTTRLLEGDLPKYRTLFPTEFNSVAVIETAPFVEAVKRVALVAERNTPVRLSFEQGVLILEAGSSDDAQAVERVDAKLEGDDISIAFNPTFLLDGLSAIDSPAAQLSFTTSTKPALLSGRPAVDAEADEAYKYLIMPVRLSG
- the dnaA gene encoding chromosomal replication initiator protein DnaA — its product is MQQSEPSSYDQGGYEQQKYEQQQYEGQQQRSSRQYEQQQYDQPPARQAPSRPAPSAPSGGSTSGPLEPTARLNPKYLFDTFVIGASNRFAHAAAVAVAEAPAKAYNPLFIYGESGLGKTHLLHAIGHYARSLYPGTRVRYVSSEEFTNEFINSIRDGKGDAFRKRYREMDILLVDDIQFLASKESTQEEFFHTFNTLHNANKQIVLSSDRPPKQLATLEDRLRNRFEWGLITDVQPPELETRIAILRKKAVQEQLNAPPEVLEFIASRISRNIRELEGALIRVTAFASLNRQPVDLGLTEDVLKNLIPGGEDSSPEITATDIMAATADYFGLTVDDLCGSSRSRVLVTARQISMYLCRELTDLSLPKIGAQFGGRDHTTVMHADRKIRALMAERRSIYNQVTELTNRIKNG
- the rpmH gene encoding 50S ribosomal protein L34, encoding MSKRTFQPNNRRRAKTHGFRLRMRTRAGRAILANRRGKGRAELSA
- the rnpA gene encoding ribonuclease P protein component, whose translation is MLSPEHRLRRREDFASAVRRGRRAGRPLLVVHLRTSGATDPHESGEIDPSTRAGFVVSKAVGIAVVRNRVKRRLRHLVRERLSQLPEGSLMVVRALPGAGDAGLDELARDLDAALLRLLGGVAR
- the yidD gene encoding membrane protein insertion efficiency factor YidD — protein: MKYPLLALIKLYQWTISPLLGPVCRYYPSCSHYGFTAIDRHGAVKGTALTAWRILRCNPWSPGGVDHVPPRKRPRWHEQLRSALRRSRNAQGA
- the yidC gene encoding membrane protein insertase YidC, with the translated sequence MDTIASWFTFITTPVSWIIVQFHKLYGAMFGADSGWAWGLSIVSLVILIRICLIPLFVKQIKATRGMQAIQPKMKAIQERYKNDKQRQSEEMMKLYKETGTNPLSSCLPILAQSPFFFALYHVLASIANGTTIGKIDGPLLESARNAHIFGAPLASKFTDSADKVAALGASVTDVRIVTAIMIVMMSLSQFYTQRQLMQKNVDLSVKTPFMQQQKMLMYVFPLIFAVMGINFPVGVLVYWLTTNLWTMGQQMFVINRNPTPGSLAQDQYLTRLLKQITSHGELKSRGKKKIVAAIVAKGPDRNDNERKFITGLSKQGLAAQADGSVAKSVEATADADAAGGGGAQKRQQPKRQSKSQRQTPPSKPSPKK
- a CDS encoding Jag family protein; translated protein: MTEGTTTAAAESGDTLTRLEQEGEIAADYLEGLLDIADLDGDIDMDVEADRASVSIVSESARDLQKLVGRDGEVLEALQELTRLAVHRETGDRSRLMLDIGGFRAKKREELTALGAKAAEDVKSSGEPLKLDPMTPFERKVVHDAVAAAGLRSESEGEEPQRFVVVLPV
- the rsmG gene encoding 16S rRNA (guanine(527)-N(7))-methyltransferase RsmG → MPEEAPQAPEEARAVFGEHFPEAVRYAELLADAGVKRGLIGPREVPRLWERHLLNCAVLSEVVPQGVTVCDVGSGAGLPGIPLALVRRDLKITLLEPLLRRTNFLQEVVELLGLDHVTVVRGRAEEVLGKLQPVHVVTARAVAPLDRLAGWGVPLLRPYGEMLALKGDTAEEELVAAKAALTKLGVVKTSVLHVGEGIVDPLSTVVRVEVGESPGGVRFAAKRAKAARVSRTRRRR